A stretch of DNA from Spirosoma endbachense:
GCAAATACCTGACCGTGATTCCCAAAGCGGTCAATAGTGTTTACCCAACTCGTACCGTACAGGCGAAAAACAAATACTTCCCAATTCCGCAGGACGAGCTGAATGCCAATTCAAAATTGCAGCAAAACCCGGACTGGAAGTAAACGAATAGCCTAAACCTATAAGGTCTTTGAGACCTTATAGGTTTCTACACAGGTTTCAAATCAATAATGGAAATGGTACCCTCAACGGCTTTTATACTAATTCTGCTGATGCTTTCCGGCTTTTCGGAACGACCAGCGACTTTTGCCCAAAAGCCAGCCAAAATACGTGAGTTTACCATCACCGAAAACGACACGACTTCCTATACGCTGAAACTGGCTTTCGATGAGTCAGATCAACCGTCGTACTTCTTTCGCAATGTATTTACACCGGTTTGTCTGACGGGCGAATGCAAACCAGTGTATATCAATTTCTACTGGGATTTATTGGGCAATTACACCCGGTATGATTTTCCGCCGGGACAAGTACTGACCAAGATGGATCACCGGGAATTCAAGCAGGAAGATTACGACAAGTTACAGGACATCCTGAACAACCCGAACTCACTCCTGAAAGATGTAGCGATGGAGGATCTGGTTGGAAAAGGGACCGAGAATCTGGCCGATTCTGTAGACGCCAAAGCGGGCGCTACGCTGAAAACGGTAAAAAATGAAGTAATCGACGGCGCGGTCTACACCTGTTATACGCTCTGGCACATTGTTCACGGAAAGGTGGTCGACGAAATGCAGAAGATCACAGAGACCTACAGTAATGAGTCGTTGCTACATCGTTTTCTGGCCAGCAGCAATCACTATTACCAATACTGGGCCATGGAAAAAGTCGTCGATAAAGACGGGACTATCATCGCGTCGTTCAGCCCTGATATGCTGAGCATTATTCGAGGGAAAAATATTTTTACCGCCCGTTCTGCGCTGCAAAAGCTCGGTAATCAATTTTTCATGGAAAATGCCCGGCAACTCTGGCTGTGGGAAACATACCGGTCGGCGGGCTACCCGCTACAAATTGCAATCTTAAAAAAACTGGCCAGAATTCCCTTCCAGAATTCGCTGGCCGAAGCAACCGCCAGCGAGATGGTCAACGCCAACCGCGAACAGTTTACGATGATGCTCAATTTGCTGGCTGCCCAACCAAAGCTATCGGACAAAGCCCTGCAAACAATGGCTCGTCATCTGGATAATACCAATCAGGACTACACGGCTGAAATATACCGGGTTCTGACCGCTTTCCACCCTCGAACTCATGATGTTGTGGCGAAGATGAATGCGTTTAAAACAAGAGCTACTCAAAAATGAAAACAACCCTTCAGTTTCTGTTATGCCTGCTGCTCGCTCTGCCCCTATCGGCGCAGAATCATGTCTTTCTGGAAACCGAATCGTTTCAGGATAAAGGTGGTTGGGTAATCGACCAGCAATCGTTTGTCGTGATGGGCTCCTCTTACCTGATGGCACACGGCATGGGTCGGTCGGTAAAGGATGCCACCACCACCGTTACCTTTCCGCAAAAGGGTAAATATCAGTTGTGGGTACGTACTAAAGACTGGGCACCTTTTCCGAAAGGACCCGGTAAATTTCAGGTTGTCGTTGATGGCCAGCCGATAAAAACCATCTTTGGTGAAAGCGGTTCCGACGAATGGAAATGGTATAATGGCGGAGAAGTCGACGTAAAAACTGATCAGCTTAAACTGGCTTTACACGATCTGACCGGTTTTAACGGGCGGTGCGACGCCATTCTGTTTACCAATGCACCCAAATTCACACCACCCGATAAGCCCGAAGCACTGACCGCTTTCCGGAATAAGCTGCTGAACTTGACGGATAAACCTACCGAAGCCGGAAGCTTCGATCTGGTTGTTGTGGGTGGCGGAGTTGCCGGAACCTGTGCCGCCATTTCGGCTTCACGAATGGGGCTGAAAGTAGCGCTGATTCAGGATCGGCCCGTTTTGGGTGGGAACAATAGTTCCGAAATTCGGGTACACCTGATGGGCGATGTCGACAAAAACCATTACCCCAAGTTGGGGCGCATTGTTCGGGAAATGGACAATGGTGATCCTGGTAACGGAAACGCCGATGCCAAGGAGTATGGCGATGCCCGGAAATTTTCCATCGTCAAAGCCGAAAAGAACATTTCACTTTTCCTGAATACCCACGTCTATAAAGTCGAGAAGAAAGGTAATGCCATTGCTGCCGTAATTGGGCGGGACATTGCCACCAATCAGGAAGTGCGTTTTACGGGTGCTTTATTTTCTGACTGCACCGGCGATGGTACATTAGGGCATCTGGCCGGAGCCGACTACCGGTTTGGCCGGGAGAGCAAAACCGATACTGGCGAATCGCTGGCAGCCGATAAAGCCGACGATTTTACCCTCGGCACATCAAATCTGTGGGCGTCGCTGGAGCGCGATACGGTTTCATCATTCCCTGAAACGCCCTGGGCCATTCCTTTTTCGGATGAATACCACATCGACGAGGCCAAGGCCGACTGGCAATGGGAAACGGGTTTTGGCAACTTTAACACCATCACTGACGCTGAAAAAATCCGCGACCATAATCTGCGGGCCATCTACGGGAACTGGTCGTATCTGAAACACAACAAACAGGCAAAATATGGCAAACGCGAACTCGCCTGGGTGGCTTATATCGGCGGCAAGCGCGAATCCAGAAGGCTCATGGGCGATCATGTCCTGAACCAAATGGACATTCAGGAAGGGAAACAATACCCGGACGGAACGGTAACGGCCACCTGGACCATCGACCTTCATTTTCCGGATGCCAAGAACAGCAAATATTTTGAGGGACAGGAATTTTTTGCCGGAACCAAGCATATTAAAGTGGCGCCTTATACCATTCCGTATCGGTGTCTGTATTCCCGCAACATTCCCAATCTATTCATGGCAGGGCGTAATATCAGCACAACCCACGTAGCCTTTGGCAGCACACGGGTTATGCGTACCTGCGGCATGATGGGCGAAGTGGTTGGCTTTGCAGCTTATCTGGGCAAAAAATACAATACGTCACCGCGTGGAGTTTATCAGGAACACCTGCCGGAATTAATGGCAATTATTAAAGATGAACCAACGGCGGCCAAACCTTAACCGGATTCCTTGGGTATTCCTGCTCCTGCTCTCTTTTTCGGGGAGAGCAGGAGCGGTAGTAATAGAGTACCCAATGGTCAGTCTGGAAGGAGAAACGCAGGGCACAACCTACCACATCAAATACCGGGACGAACAGCAGCGTAATCTCAAAAAAGAAATTGATTCTGTTCTGGTAACAATTGACAACTGCCTATCCACCTATGTGGCCGATTCCGAGATTTCGCAGTTTAATCGCTCGGAGACGGCGCATCGGTTTCGATTGCCCTATTTCTACCCGGTCCTCAAAAAATCGGAAGAGGTGTTCCGCGAAACGAATGGAGCTTTCGACCCAACGGTGATGCCGCTGGTCGAAGCCTACGGATTTGGGCCTAAAAAAGTACGATCAACAGGACCAGTCAATGTTGATTCATTGTTACAGTTAGTTGGTTTTCGCAACGTCGTGTTTGATGCTGTGTCTATCCGAAAAGTAAAGAAAAACATACGGTTGGACTTTAATGGAATTGCTCAGGGCTATAGCGTCGATGTCATTGCTGAGTTTCTGGAAAGCAAAGGGATTAACCGGTATATGGTAGAAATTGGCGGGGAGATCCGGACGAAAGGACCGAAAGGTGATGGTCAGTCGTGGACAATCGGCATCGAGAATCCACTCCAGCCCGGAAAAATGCAAACGACCATGAAGCTGGTCAACCGGGCTATGACAACCGCCGGAAACTACCGGAACCACTACCAATCGAACGGCCAGACGTTTAGCCACATCATCAATCCGAAAACGGGTTCGATGGAGCAAAGTTCGGTGTTGAGCGTAACTGTATTTGCGCCGGATGCCATAACCGCCGATGGCTACGACACCGCGTTTTTTGTGATGGGCCTGGAAGCAACGAAGCGTTTTTTAGCCAGGAGGCCTGATTTGGATGTGTATATCCTCTATACCGGCGAGGATGGTCAACTGAAGGCGTTTGCCAGCGAAGGATTGAAAAACTTGTGAAGAATCAATTGATACTCAACCAGACTACAAGCAGTAACTCTGAAACCCTGATATGAAGAATAAAACCTTAATCGCTGTTTATCTGCTGACGCTAAGTGCTTTTGTGGGCATTCGTCCAGCAACAGGACAGACGATTACACCTCAGTTGGCTAATGATCGGATTCGCCTGATCTGGACAAAAACGCCCCGTGGTTTCGAGGAGAAGCAGATTCAGGTCAGGAAAGGTGACCGCTGGCAAACCCTTGGTACGCCTTCTGGTGAAAATACGCTGCTCTATGCAGCAGATAAGCCCAATCCGAAATCCGATACGACGTTCAAAACGATTACGGGTGAAGATTTTCCTAGTTCAAAATACCACTACCAGCAAGTGCAATGGGCAGAAAGTACCAGTCCGGTTTCGCTGAATAAGGCCGGGCAGGCTATTCACTTCTTCCCACAGAAAGCAGAACAGAGTGGCAAAAACAAGGTCGTATTCAGCCAGGAAACCGAAGTCGCTACCATTGTTTCGGAATGGATGTTAGACCCAAAATTTTCGTCAGATATTATTGTCAGGCAAACCATTAAGCCAAAGAAAGACGGCTATTTCTCGCTTGCCAGCCCGACAATCGCCACGATCTCAGAACAGAACCTGACCTGGGCAACGGTCCCCGGCTATTTTCAGGGGAACAAAATCCAGCCAAATT
This window harbors:
- a CDS encoding FAD-dependent oxidoreductase, with the translated sequence MKTTLQFLLCLLLALPLSAQNHVFLETESFQDKGGWVIDQQSFVVMGSSYLMAHGMGRSVKDATTTVTFPQKGKYQLWVRTKDWAPFPKGPGKFQVVVDGQPIKTIFGESGSDEWKWYNGGEVDVKTDQLKLALHDLTGFNGRCDAILFTNAPKFTPPDKPEALTAFRNKLLNLTDKPTEAGSFDLVVVGGGVAGTCAAISASRMGLKVALIQDRPVLGGNNSSEIRVHLMGDVDKNHYPKLGRIVREMDNGDPGNGNADAKEYGDARKFSIVKAEKNISLFLNTHVYKVEKKGNAIAAVIGRDIATNQEVRFTGALFSDCTGDGTLGHLAGADYRFGRESKTDTGESLAADKADDFTLGTSNLWASLERDTVSSFPETPWAIPFSDEYHIDEAKADWQWETGFGNFNTITDAEKIRDHNLRAIYGNWSYLKHNKQAKYGKRELAWVAYIGGKRESRRLMGDHVLNQMDIQEGKQYPDGTVTATWTIDLHFPDAKNSKYFEGQEFFAGTKHIKVAPYTIPYRCLYSRNIPNLFMAGRNISTTHVAFGSTRVMRTCGMMGEVVGFAAYLGKKYNTSPRGVYQEHLPELMAIIKDEPTAAKP
- a CDS encoding FAD:protein FMN transferase — its product is MNQRRPNLNRIPWVFLLLLSFSGRAGAVVIEYPMVSLEGETQGTTYHIKYRDEQQRNLKKEIDSVLVTIDNCLSTYVADSEISQFNRSETAHRFRLPYFYPVLKKSEEVFRETNGAFDPTVMPLVEAYGFGPKKVRSTGPVNVDSLLQLVGFRNVVFDAVSIRKVKKNIRLDFNGIAQGYSVDVIAEFLESKGINRYMVEIGGEIRTKGPKGDGQSWTIGIENPLQPGKMQTTMKLVNRAMTTAGNYRNHYQSNGQTFSHIINPKTGSMEQSSVLSVTVFAPDAITADGYDTAFFVMGLEATKRFLARRPDLDVYILYTGEDGQLKAFASEGLKNL